Proteins co-encoded in one Micromonospora sp. WMMD1102 genomic window:
- a CDS encoding VTT domain-containing protein — MADWLVQVGELPSWIFLTVLGGVMLLDAIPLLGVLVPGDVAVLAAVGVGRPASLGAFLAVIAGCLGGWSLTFFAGRRFGARLRRSRTGGWIGEARWVAAERILGSGGGRMVMVAPFLPVLNAVLPLAAGGLRMSYRRFLGFAAIGAVLWAGLYMVLAILARSLGGLLPGESFALLGTVGVGIVLGGVVLLGVRRRLGSTVQG; from the coding sequence GTGGCGGACTGGCTGGTTCAGGTGGGGGAACTGCCGTCGTGGATCTTCCTGACGGTGCTCGGCGGGGTCATGTTGCTGGACGCGATACCGCTGCTCGGCGTACTCGTACCCGGTGACGTGGCGGTACTGGCCGCGGTGGGGGTGGGCAGGCCGGCCAGTCTGGGGGCGTTCCTGGCGGTGATCGCCGGCTGTCTCGGCGGCTGGTCGCTCACCTTCTTCGCCGGCCGGCGGTTCGGTGCCCGGTTGCGGCGCAGCCGTACCGGGGGGTGGATCGGGGAGGCACGCTGGGTGGCCGCCGAGCGTATTCTCGGCAGCGGCGGGGGCCGGATGGTGATGGTGGCGCCGTTCCTGCCGGTACTGAACGCGGTACTGCCGCTGGCCGCGGGTGGGCTGCGGATGTCGTACCGGCGGTTCCTGGGTTTCGCGGCGATCGGTGCGGTGCTCTGGGCCGGCCTCTACATGGTGCTGGCCATCCTGGCCCGCTCGCTCGGCGGACTGTTGCCGGGGGAGTCGTTCGCGCTGCTCGGCACGGTGGGCGTCGGGATAGTTCTCGGCGGGGTCGTCCTGCTGGGGGTACGCCGCCGACTCGGCTCGACGGTGCAGGGCTGA
- a CDS encoding cold-shock protein has protein sequence MATGTVKWFNSEKGFGFIEQDGGGPDVFVHYSAIASSGYRELNEGQKVEFDVTQGEKGPQAANVQPR, from the coding sequence ATGGCAACCGGAACCGTCAAGTGGTTCAACTCGGAAAAGGGCTTCGGCTTCATCGAGCAGGACGGCGGAGGACCGGACGTGTTCGTCCACTACTCCGCGATCGCATCGTCCGGCTACCGGGAGCTGAACGAGGGACAGAAGGTCGAGTTCGACGTCACGCAGGGCGAGAAGGGTCCACAGGCGGCTAACGTCCAGCCGCGCTGA
- a CDS encoding alpha/beta hydrolase, with the protein MTDTRYLRRPEGRIAYELWDGDGPLVICSPGMGELRQSYRLLAPKLVAAGYRVAVLDIRGHGDSDTSFSGYDDVALASDILGLADELGGPAYLVGNSMGAGAAVIAAADAPAKVRGLVLLGPFVRQPAGAAVLNLLFRIMLVRPWGPAAFLGYYPKWVPGTKPEGYAEHLARVRDNLRRPGHWRAFVRTTRTSHEPARQRLPEVSAPAVVLMGAADVDWKDPAAEAHWIGEQLGAEVVMLPGVGHFPQAQAPEAVAAAVNRLVEQDS; encoded by the coding sequence ATGACTGATACCCGGTATCTCCGCCGCCCGGAGGGGCGCATCGCGTACGAGCTGTGGGACGGCGACGGGCCGCTGGTGATCTGCTCCCCGGGGATGGGCGAACTGCGCCAGTCGTACCGGCTGCTGGCCCCGAAACTGGTCGCGGCCGGCTACCGGGTGGCGGTGCTGGACATCCGGGGACACGGCGACAGCGACACCAGCTTCTCCGGGTACGACGACGTGGCGCTCGCCAGCGACATACTCGGGCTCGCCGACGAACTCGGCGGGCCGGCGTACCTGGTCGGCAACTCGATGGGAGCCGGCGCCGCCGTGATCGCCGCCGCCGACGCCCCGGCCAAGGTACGCGGCCTCGTCCTGCTCGGCCCGTTCGTCCGGCAGCCCGCCGGCGCGGCAGTACTGAACCTGCTCTTCCGGATCATGCTCGTCCGGCCCTGGGGCCCGGCGGCCTTCCTCGGGTACTACCCGAAGTGGGTGCCCGGCACCAAGCCCGAGGGGTACGCCGAACACCTCGCCCGGGTCCGCGACAACCTGCGCCGGCCCGGACACTGGCGGGCCTTCGTCCGGACCACCCGCACCTCGCACGAGCCGGCCCGGCAGCGGCTGCCCGAGGTGTCCGCCCCGGCCGTCGTGCTGATGGGTGCCGCCGACGTGGACTGGAAGGACCCGGCGGCCGAAGCGCACTGGATCGGCGAGCAACTGGGGGCCGAGGTCGTGATGCTGCCCGGCGTGGGCCACTTCCCGCAGGCCCAGGCCCCCGAGGCGGTGGCCGCCGCCGTGAACCGGCTGGTCGAGCAGGACTCCTGA
- a CDS encoding HNH endonuclease, with protein MDVLVINADLGPLHRVSLRHAVRMLVRRVAEVHEAVPDRLIGVYPVPTVVRLVRYVVTRWRFSSGPAWSRSGVLTRDGRRCGYCGGHASTVDHILPRSRGGRNTWTNTVASCDGCNQRKADRTPAEAGMVLRSAATVPSWAALTRR; from the coding sequence GTGGACGTCCTGGTCATCAACGCCGACCTCGGCCCGCTCCACCGGGTCAGTCTCCGGCACGCCGTACGGATGCTGGTCCGGCGGGTCGCCGAGGTGCACGAGGCCGTACCGGACCGGCTGATCGGGGTGTACCCGGTGCCGACCGTCGTCCGGCTGGTCAGGTACGTCGTCACCAGGTGGCGGTTCAGCTCGGGGCCGGCCTGGTCCCGGTCGGGCGTGCTCACCCGGGACGGCCGCCGGTGCGGCTACTGCGGGGGCCACGCCAGCACCGTCGACCACATCCTGCCCCGCTCCCGCGGTGGCCGGAACACCTGGACCAACACCGTCGCGTCCTGCGACGGCTGCAATCAGCGCAAGGCCGACCGCACCCCCGCCGAGGCGGGCATGGTGCTGCGGTCGGCGGCGACGGTCCCGAGTTGGGCCGCGCTGACCCGGCGCTGA